In Miscanthus floridulus cultivar M001 chromosome 8, ASM1932011v1, whole genome shotgun sequence, the sequence GTGTTGCGCACCGCTGAGTGGGTCGCGCCGGTTGCTGCGCATGCACGCGGGCGGGACGCTGGGGTGGGCCGAGCCATCGCTCGCGGGCCGCACTATGAATTCGTTTTCCAATTTTCCAGCgaattacaaatgtttattcaatatagtttctagttgaactttgataaattgtagtaaatcttgtagatgtccaaaaataatgaaaccaagtttgttaggttcacaaaaataccatctatctgttagtgtagttagattacagttagctatgatagtgatggggtcataaattcaaactagagagcttagtattatgtcgattaatatttgtaggaatttttatggtaaattggtgatagctatggttatgaaaattttatagtaggctcactagattattctgtacttgctgtaaattttgtagccctagagtaggttgataaatagagtagttattatccttgttttatcatatatagagtaaatcagtaTTAGGGGTAAGAATATCATTAGTTGTTATGGTAaggtatgtcatgcttcatacttgttagtggtaacagtaggtagctTAGCACTTTAGTTGGTAGAACTCACTTAGAAGTTTGATagttgtatttttattttaagagttgttgttgtcgtaatactaagtgttgcattatcatttcatgcatatagatcacgagttggtaaaGTTCGTGCCAGTGGAAGAATACGATTACGAGGAGGTCAttaaggagtacaaggaggagatcctcgtgtaggagggagccccgaagccttttggtgctgactttgctgacccgtcgcctgcccaaggcaagccccggtgcataacccatattttaatgatcactgaatatatatatgatgtgcatttacgtacaagtattttatgaaaactacatgcataaatatatctacctatgagtcctactagtataggtcgcgtagctgctatgctcagaatatcggtagcatgagtaacctgccgttacccacaaataggtgataaatatgatcactcatgataaaatgttgtaaaggtaaatggtgaccaagcagggatgtggtttgggtatcggtgggtgtaagaggttgtgtcctgtggccgacagggcatagctcggttacatttTTTCtttatctatgtcgattaaggatcgatcGTTGCATAATACATCATaagcaagtcatagacttattatcccgagcacatacttgggtataggtgcaggaaagactcgttgctctcttgtcgtggatccgactCTTTTCGaactgactgattggagacggagatggtggaggtccttgcactgcactgagtccgagactcaggagtaggggcttgaagtccaagtttggacggagacctagacacctaggacaggagggtgatgggttagtcctgcttgtgcccggggtacaagcggagcgtgtgttttcgggatacccagctgggggcattgattcgtgaatcgccgagcaatccggtatgacttgtttcgtgtctagcaccgtagtaagaactgaaagatggaagatgatgaaatggaactgattgctcaactcttgcttgaaagtagaacatgtgtttatatagactagatagataataacttaatacgattgataataataacataaataaggactcactgctagtattgctttctaccaaaagaaaattagtaaaccataaagcttatcatactcCTTAGAGCCGAGAAGTTATTCCCAAtagtcgaataagtcttgcgagtacattgtgtactctgagtttatttatccctgttgcaggtaatgcatgagaagtacctttgtgtggataATTCTTCTGGTAGACACAGACatatcctcgttcttatcgctagatgtttattttaaattccgctgtttattattccgcactctgacatttggtaatgtaataatgtaatttttaagaaactctgatgtatgaaatggacaagtattataactcgttctcattattgaatctttggaaaaatgtggatctttcaggttcttccttagggtgtgcccgacggataccgcccgttgtagcttgctttcggggtgctcagTGTCTGATAGAAGACAAGCACCTCCATAAGcatgttatttcggacggttctggcACACGCTGGATCTGGCTCTAGAGAACCTGAGCATTCAAACAGCTCCACAGCTCTAGATCTTAATaactacacagagcatacgctccaatacttaacACATGTTAAGCACCTGTCACTCTTAACCACTTGGTTTAGAGTCCAATCGGGCCTCTAACACTCTTTCTCGTTCCATACCTGTTTATAACCCTACAGTAAACTTCGAACACttgagcttaggaataaagtcaccgatcgactgaaattagatgtagggcacgttgcctgaaccagtataaattatgTGTCATTGAGTAGTATGCCACATCCGATCACTATGTACGgtaaaagtataaatatttaacCGACACCTCGCATCTTTGCCACGCAAAACGGGCATAAAACCATGGTCCAGTTATAAGGCAGCCCGGCGGCCCGCGCAAATTGAGTGCGAGTCCTCAAATCAGTCGACCCCTGTCCTCATCAGCAATCCAAATCCAAACCGCCGCGGCCGCAGCCCGCAGCCGCAGGCTTCCCTAGTTCCGTCAGAAACCCCCCTTCTCGAGTCCGTCTCCATCTCATCCCTCCCACCCCAAATACATCCAGCCGGCGCCATCAGCCCGGCGACGCGCACGCGAGGCCAACCATCGAACCCTAGTCGCCGGCCGAGCAGCTCGCCCGGCGCGCCTCGCGGGATCGCTCGTCCCCCGCCGTGCGGCCGCTCTGCGTCGACCCTCTTATTGTCTCCGTTCGACACCGCTTGGATCCGGTAAGCCTTCGTTCCCGACTTCCCGTCCCCCCTCTCCCTTCCTCGAATTGACGATGGCGCCTGGCTGTGTGATCCTTGTAGTCTAGGCCTGCGTGTCTGCTTTCGGTCTAGGGTCGCGGAGGCAGGGGAATCGATTGTGCCAGGTAGAACTGGTGCGTTCCACGCGGTTGGCGTTGGTGGTGCTTTCTCGTAGTCAAATCTCTGAGCCTTGGTTTTGGCATGGTGGTTACCTTTCTCGGATGGTGTAATTTTACAGGATAGGTTCCTCCTGTTTAGTCTGGTTCTATGTGTCATCCTTACTGATTGTTGATCCAATTGGGATATTGTGGCTCTTCCAGAGCCACGGCACCTgcggttttttttgtttctgTTAATATTTTGTGATTGTTTATTCAATCTTGCGCAGGCGGTAGGTCTAGGATGAATAACTATGCCTGTATATCTCGTTGTCTGAATCACTTATTAGTTCTTCAGTCTTGGCAAGCGTGCTTTGTCGTGCAAACTTGTTGGCACCACCAAATGTTGTCTATGGCAAGAAGGGGCTACCTATTTTTTAGGCTATAAAAGAGCTATCATGCGGGCAGCGATTAACTAGAAGCTAGCAGGTGGCGTCTGGTCCTGCTCTTGTTATAATTAGGTTAGTTGGGTTTGCTCCCAAACTGCAATAGGTTTCCTTTCTGACCATAGTTGTTAGATTTGGACAGAATGGATTTCTGGCTGTTTGCTTCAGTTTCGTTTCTTAgcaaacttcatcaaatatggtTGTCATGTATGAGAGTAGTTTCATTCAGGTCACGGTTGTATGGGTACGGGAAATTAGTGTAGCTGGTTTTGCTCATAAAAAGGGTCTAATGTTGTCTTATTGCAACTTTTAAGTTGGAAGTAGTAGATGTCTTTATCTTATCTGTCTGGGGCTTAATATACTTTATTTAACCTCTCACTAGCTTGAATTTAGTGGTGCTCAAATTGGGGCTTCATATACTTTATTGAACTTCTCACAAGCTTGAATTTACTGCTACCTTTGTAGTTTCTGCTATGAATTAGGTTTCCTTCTTACTCTAATTATACTATGTACTATTCATATAGATAGAGATGGAATCACTGCCCCTCACAGCTGAAGCGATTGCTTTTACCGAGAAAAAGATGGACATGACTTTGGGTATGCTATTTGACCAAATTTCTTTTTGTTTagtgatgctaataattgatgtTTCAGTGTTGATTTAACTCATGTATTGTTTCTGTGTTTATTCAGAGGATATAATCAAGATGTCAAAGAAAAAGAATCCTGGAGGTAAGAAACCTCCCAGGCAGCCGGTAAACATATTAGCTTGGTGTACTCAATTTTGCATTTGTGAACTCCCTGTGGAAGTTTGTTGATTATATACCCTCCATTTCGTTATAACAGATCAAAAAGCGCCCATTCCAGAATGGCAACTCTAATAAAGGGAATGGCAAGGTTCAACGGTTTTTGGAATCTAGATCAACCATTAGACAAGTATGCTGCAATGACAtttaaattgtttttttttttttgcatcttgTGTCGTGTTAAGTTTGTAATGTTCTCTTTGTGCTTAGGGTGTTCTTGCACAGAGAAGGTCAAATCTTGGTGGAAGTCAGTTCCCTGCTACAAAGCAGGCTGCGAAGAAGGCTGCTGCTATGCCTATGCACAACGGGGCTGTCCGTTGGAACAAGCCAAGGTATTAATCAATCACTATGTGTTTTTTCTCATTCCTTTTCTAGCCATGTTTTCATCTCAATGAATTGTTATGGACAGGTAAACAATGGTTCTCTTATTGCTTATGAGAAAGTTTACTGCATTCAAGGGGTTGTTAAATTTATTGAGTCATGCACCTTGGGTTATATTGGCTGAGAATGATTGTGATGCTGGTGTTTGCATGGAACTGCCTTAATTTCTCTGGTTATACACACGCAAGTTTATAAAGAACAATCAACCTCATATTCTTGTGGCACAAGGCCTGTTTTCTTGGTTGAACTGCTACAAATATATGGTGAATATAACATATGAGCCTTAAAGCTTCATTGAAAGTTATGGCCTTTTCCTTTATTCTGGTTTAGCTGGTCAAATTTGTGAACCTGCTGGAACACCCTGGATAAGTATCTGCTGTTGCCTGACATTTTTCTATGAAAATTCACTATTCATGGTGTAATCTATAGCTGCTGGATGAGTGCTATTTTTGGACGCCAGCATTAACTGTCTGAGGGTTACATTAGTGTTATTTGTCAACTATGGTAGGAAGGACTGAAGGAGATGTGATAATGGCTAGCATCTCATGCCACTGGTGATTGATCATCCAGATACAGGGATGTTACATCCCTGAGTTTGAATTGGTTTTGACTAATGACTACTGGCTCCTTGGCAGTGCTCACTGTTTATTTGTTTGAATGATGAATGTGGTATGAATCTAGAGTAGTGCTGCTAACCGGACAATTGTTGTATGCCTCCAAGGGAGTATATTTTGCTACTGCCTCCTATTCAAGTTGGCTGTATCCATAACAGCATGCCAGTTTTGAGCATTCTATCATAAAGTGCTATATGCTCCCCATTGTTCACTGGTTCCCACAGAGATAATGCTTGCCTGCATTTCTGGATAAGAGTAAATCATGGTATCCTATGATTTATCTCAGTATGCTGAGCTGCATGGATGCTATCTTTTCAAGGTcaagtgttggtatttatttTCATGACTCCTtatgtgaccttgttggttctGGATCAGTGGTCACCAATTACATGACTTGAGTTTATCAGTCCAATCAATCAATAAGTTGTCAACTTGGGACATTGTTGAACCATGTGTGTTGAAATTTGGGTGGAAGTAAACAGTGTAGACTCTAGAATGTTGAGAGCCTTGGAAACCAAGAGGATGCACTAGATATTTTCAGTGACCATTTTATCATTTCTGTTTGATTTTATTTCAAAGCATGGTATGTACTCCCTGACTTCCCTTGAGAAGTGAGAATTGTATCCTTGTTTTTGATAGGGTATGGTGAGTTTGCTCAGAAAACAATATGGCTCTTGGTTCTCCGTTTGCTTATGGTTCTTGGTACTTGAGCAGTCCTGCTCATGTGAGATACTAATGTTTTGATTTCGATACAGTGCAAGTACCTTAGTGCAGAGGAGGCCTGTAGGTGATGCTTTTCAGAATGCCAAGGTATGGACTATGTCAAATGTTGACCTTAATGCAGAGTAAATAAGATAAACTGGCTGAAAAAGTAAATTGTTTTCCCAATGTGTATCTGACGCATAATAATCAACTTAAGATGTGTGTTTGATGGGATTCAACCCAGTCTTAATGGAGTTTTAGCTGTAGTTAAGGACGAACTTCACCTCTGGAGTCTAGCCGGAGCTCGAGGAGTTTCCCATCTCCTTGCTCTAGAGCCAGCCAATGGGTGAGTTCTCCTCCTACTAGTGGTCGAGGGTCAGGTCTTTGTTTAGAGAGACGGATTGTGCCTTGTGAAGTGTGTTGGGGTGTGTATGAGTAAGGGGTtcctaacccccccccccccccccccccccccccccccccccttcttaatataatggtacacagctctcctgcgtgttcgagaagaaaaaaaagatgtGATGGCGATCTTTTGGTCTATCAATTGAACGACTTCTCTTGGAAAACCATTGCTATTGTAATTTATATTGTGTGTACTTCTTTCTTGATATGTTTTAATGTATACTTTTCTCACATAATCCATCTTTTTCTGGTATCCCCATGTCACCATCCGTATAGTTTCAGGACTGTGATGAGTGCTATACTTGGGTCCATTTTTATTTTTAGAAGTTGCGTGATACATGAAACTGACTTGTATTTGTTTAATTAATATTTGTTGAATTATTCATGTCCTATAGTTTTTTTGTCGCTGCTGATCACTACGATACGCCCTTAATAATCTATTTGTTGGTCAAGGAGTCGCAGAACCAGGCAGCACCAAGGACGATGGATGCACTCTTTGCACGGATGAAGGCGCAACGCATGAGGACCGTACCACAGCAGCAGGCAAATCCTGCCCCTGGGCGTCATTTCAACCAGCAGCGACGTGTTCAGCAGCAGCAGAGGCGAGGTAGAGGATATGGTGGCCGTAATGTTGGCAACCAATGAATTCAACAAGGCATATCTGCTGCATCGAAGCCCTTTCTCTTCACTGGTCTTTTGGACCTTGGAAGAAAGGACGCCCCTGGGAAAATCTAACTTGGCTTTGTTTATTGGAGGAAAGGTTGTGGACAGAATATGAAGCGAAGTTTGGGTGGAGTTTTCTAGTTGCCTGCTTCCGTTTCAGCATGTATAATGACCTATGGAAATTATTTGGTGCTAGATTATGATGTCGTGTTTCTTGAGTTGATTAGGTTCATCTCTTCAAAAGAATTAGAAGTAATTTACCTTTTACCATATGTATAAATTTTAAAATAACATTCCTGTGAGGTTGACAAGCTGGGTATATGATACTCCTTTCGTTACAAAATTATGACGCTTTGGTTTTCTAAATACAGTTACTTttactttgctatatatctagacgtAGTGTACAACTTAAGTGTAT encodes:
- the LOC136477258 gene encoding uncharacterized protein isoform X2, whose protein sequence is MESLPLTAEAIAFTEKKMDMTLEDIIKMSKKKNPGGKKPPRQPIKKRPFQNGNSNKGNGKVQRFLESRSTIRQGVLAQRRSNLGGSQFPATKQAAKKAAAMPMHNGAVRWNKPSASTLVQRRPVGDAFQNAKNQAAPRTMDALFARMKAQRMRTVPQQQANPAPGRHFNQQRRVQQQQRRGRGYGGRNVGNQ
- the LOC136477258 gene encoding uncharacterized protein isoform X3; translated protein: MESLPLTAEAIAFTEKKMDMTLEDIIKMSKKKNPGGKKPPRQPIKKRPFQNGNSNKGNGKVQRFLESRSTIRQGVLAQRRSNLGGSQFPATKQAAKKAAAMPMHNGAVRWNKPSASTLVQRRPVGDAFQNAKLRTNFTSGV
- the LOC136477258 gene encoding uncharacterized protein isoform X1: MESLPLTAEAIAFTEKKMDMTLEDIIKMSKKKNPGGKKPPRQPIKKRPFQNGNSNKGNGKVQRFLESRSTIRQGVLAQRRSNLGGSQFPATKQAAKKAAAMPMHNGAVRWNKPSASTLVQRRPVGDAFQNAKESQNQAAPRTMDALFARMKAQRMRTVPQQQANPAPGRHFNQQRRVQQQQRRGRGYGGRNVGNQ